A region of Panicum virgatum strain AP13 chromosome 8N, P.virgatum_v5, whole genome shotgun sequence DNA encodes the following proteins:
- the LOC120685526 gene encoding probable polygalacturonase, translating to MKGLVVVLALLLAAALGSVRGELELRRLRDQAPPGSRPHSVTITEFGAVGDGKTLNTVPFQNAVFYVRSFADKGGAQLYVPKGRWLTGSFNLTSHLTLYLEKGAVIIGSKESSQWPIVEPLPSYGQGLDLPGPRHRSLINGYNLTDVVITGNNGVIDGQGSVWWQWLRSHKLNHSRPHLVEFLHSEEIVISNLTFLNSPAWSIHPVYCSNVTVHNVTIESSLDAPRTDGIVPDSCSNLCIEDSTVSVSHDAISLKSGWDKYGISFGRPTSDIHINRVNLLSSSGAALAFGSEMSGGISDIHVNHLRIRDSYKGISFKTSPGRGGYIKQVAISDVQMENVHVGIEFTGNCSSHPDASFDPSALPVINQITLKNLIGTNISVAGVLSGIDGSPFTAICLSHLNFSMAADSASWSCSKVAGYSEMVFPEPCTELRDPSSSSSICFSLSRYSATAIA from the exons ATGAAGGGCCTAGTA GTTGTCCTGGCATTGCTgctggccgccgcgctcggcTCGGTCCGCGGCGAACtggagctgcggcggctgcgggacCAGGCGCCGCCGGGGTCGCGACCGCACAGCGTCACCATCACCGAGTTCGGCGCCGTCGGGGACGGCAAGACCCTCAACACGGTGCCCTTCCAGAACGCCGTCTTCTATGTCCGCTCCTTCGCCGACAAGGGCGGCGCGCAGCTGTACGTGCCCAAGGGCCGCTGGCTCACCGGCAGCTTCAACCTCACCAGCCACCTCACCCTCTACCTGGAGAAAGGCGCCGTCATCATCGGCTCAAAG GAATCATCACAATGGCCAATTGTGGAACCTTTGCCATCTTATGGCCAAGGGCTAGACCTTCCGGGTCCTAGACATCGAAGCTTAATAAATGGATATAACTTAACTGATGTTGTCATAACCG GGAACAATGGAGTTATTGATGGCCAGGGATCAGTATGGTGGCAGTGGCTGCGCTCCCATAAGCTGAACCATAGTCGTCCCCATCTTGTGGAGTTTCTGCATTCTGAAGAAATTGTGATCTCAAACTTGACATTCTTAAATTCTCCTGCCTGGAGCATACATCCGGTGTACTGCAG TAATGTAACGGTCCACAATGTGACAATTGAGTCCTCACTGGATGCTCCACGGACTGATGGCATAGTTCCAG ATTCATGTTCAAATTTATGCATTGAAGACAGCACTGTTAGTGTTAGTCATGATGCCATCTCACTGAAAAGCGGATGGGACAAGTACGGCATTTCCTTTGGAAGGCCAACTTCAGACATTCATATCAACAGAGTGAATCTGCTATCATCTTCCGGAGCTGCTCTTGCATTTGGCAGCGAGATGTCTGGTGGGATCTCAGATATTCATGTTAACCACCTACGGATCCGTGATTCCTACAAAGGTATTTCTTTCAAGACCTCACCAGGCCGTGGGGGATACATAAAGCAAGTGGCTATCTCTGATGTTCAAATGGAAAATGTCCATGTTGGCATTGAGTTCACTGGTAACTGTTCAAGCCACCCAGATGCCAGTTTTGACCCGTCTGCGCTCCCAGTGATCAATCAAATCACATTGAAGAACTTGATTGGCACAAATATCTCAGTTGCTGGAGTTTTGTCAGGAATTGATGGTTCCCCGTTTACTGCGATCTGCCTTTCCCATCTCAATTTCTCGATGGCTGCTGATTCTGCTTCCTGGTCATGTTCCAAAGTTGCTGGGTACTCTGAAATGGTCTTCCCAGAACCTTGCACAGAGCTTAGGGATCCATCCTCTAGTTCTTCAATCTGCTTCTCCCTCTCTAGGTACAGTGCCACTGCGATAGCATAA
- the LOC120685165 gene encoding pollen-specific leucine-rich repeat extensin-like protein 3: MDPPLRLLPDGRLTAALLLLGACLSACSVQAVTSAEASYIAHRQLAAMKEAGGGEAGDLPPDFEFDDRVGANFPNPRLRRAYIALQAWRRAFYSDPKGFTSNWVGNDVCKYNGVVCVEALDDPKLTVVAGIDLNGADIAGYLPPELGLLTDLAFFHINSNRFCGIIPKSMARLSLLHEFDVSNNRFVGPFPLVCLEMSSLKYLDIRFNDFDGELPPGLFDKDLDAIFVNTNRFVGHIPENLGNSTASVVVVANNGLTGCIPKSIGRMARTLDEIIFLNNRLDGCLPLEMGLLQNTTVVDVSGNALVGTLPEQLSNITKLEQLDCSRNVFTGIVHESICELPALVNFSFAFNFFNSEAAPCMPSEKALVNLDDRDNCLGALRPAQKTTLQCAPVLARPVDCSKHVCAGYPTPSGPPKLPEKPPMVKVPPATPTPTPTPPIKDEPGKSPRQPPPPKSEGPPGKSPDVPAGSAPPPPNSAWLPVTPERPKAPPPKSQPESPPISASTSSGELSSTSGEITSSTRPGGLTTTSSEITSSAGSGGLTTTSGKITSSAGSRRITTTSGEITSSTGSSGITTTTSEITSSTGSSSIITATREITSSTSSSSITTATREITSSTEKPTSPSTPTKPPSTPEKPKPPPSPVETLPPPSKSSPPQEPASSPPKPPKSSPPPAPVISSPPPVVKSSPPPAPVSSPPPAPKASPPPAPISSPPPMVKSSPPPEPVSSPPPTPKASPPPAPVSSPPPVVKPPPVPVSSPPPVVKPPPAPASSPPAPVSSPPPVVKLSPPPAPVSSPPPPVKSPPPPAPVSSPPPPVKSPPPAPVSSPPPPVKSPPPPAPVSSPPPPVKSPPPPAPVSSPPPPVKSPPPPAPVSSPPPPVKSPPPPAPVSSPPPPVKSPPPPAPVISPPPPVKPSSPPPAPVSSPPPAVASPPPKQEEVTSSPPAESQPPPSFNDVILPPIMANKYASPPPPQFQGY, from the exons ATGGACCCTCCCCTCCGGCTCCTCCCCGATGGCCGCCtcacggcggcgctgctcctccTGGGCGCCTGCCTGTCGGCGTGCAGCGTGCAGGCGGTGACCAGCGCGGAGGCCTCCTACATCGCCCACCGGCAGCTGGCGGCCATgaaggaggccggcggcggcgaggccggcgaccTCCCGCCGGACTTCGAGTTCGACGACCGCGTCGGCGCCAACTTCCCCAACCCGCGGCTCCGGCGCGCCTACATCGCGCTGCAGGCCTGGCGCCGCGCCTTCTACTCCGACCCCAAGGGCTTCACCTCCAACTGGGTCGGCAACGACGTGTGCAAGTACAACGGCGTGGTCTGCGTGGAGGCGCTGGACGATCCCAAGCTCACGGTGGTCGCCGGCATCGACCTCAACGGCGCCGACATCGCCGGCTACCTGCCCCCCGAGCTCGGGCTGCTCACCGACCTCGCCTTCTTCCACATCAACTCCAACCGCTTCTGCGGCATCATCCCCAAGAGCATGGCGCGGCTGTCGCTGCTGCACGAGTTCGACGTCAGCAACAACCGCTTCGTGGGGCCCTTCCCCTTGGTCTGCCTCGAGATGTCGTCGCTCAAGTACCTCGACATCCGCTTCAACGACTTCGACGGCGAGCTGCCGCCGGGGCTCTTCGACAAGGACCTCGACGCCATCTTCGTCAACACCAACCGCTTCGTCGGCCACATCCCGGAGAACCTCGGCAACTCCACGGcgtccgtcgtcgtcgtcgccaacAACGGCCTCACGGGGTGCATCCCCAAGAGCATCGGCCGGATGGCGAGGACGCTCGACGAGATCATCTTCCTCAACAACAGGCTCGACGGCTGCCTGCCGCTGGAGATGGGCCTGCTGCAGAACACCACCGTCGTCGACGTCAGCGGCAACGCCCTCGTCGGCACGCTGCCGGAGCAGCTGTCCAACATCACCAAGCTCGAGCAGCTCGACTGCTCCCGGAACGTCTTCACGGGCATCGTGCACGAGTCCATCTGCGAGCTCCCGGCGCTCGTCAACTTCAGCTTCGCCTTCAACTTCTTCAACTCGGAGGCCGCGCCGTGCATGCCGTCGGAGAAGGCGCTCGTCAACCTCGACGACCGGGACAACTGCCTCGGCGCGCTGCGGCCGGCGCAGAAGACGACGCTGCAGTGCGCCCCCGTGCTTGCGCGCCCCGTCGATTGCAGCAAGCACGTGTGCGCAGGGTACCCGACGCCGTCGGGGCCGCCGAAGCTGCCGGAGAAGCCACCGATGGTCAAGGTGCCTCCGGCGACGCCCACGCCGACGCCCACGCCGCCCATCAAAGATGAGCCGGGGAAATCACCAcggcaaccgccgccgccaaagTCGGAGGGCCCACCCGGAAAATCACCCGACGTACCAGCAGGGtctgctccgccaccgccgaacTCGGCCTGGCTCCCGGTGACACCGGAGCGCCCTAAGGCGCCACCACCAAAGTCACAGCCGGAGTCGCCTCCAA TCTCCGCCTCCACCAGCTCCGGTGAGCTATCCTCCACCTCCGGTGAAATCACCTCCTCCACCCGCCCCGGTGGCCTCACCACCACCTCCAGTGAAatcacctcctccgccggctcCGGTGGCCTCACCACCACCTCCGGTAAAatcacctcctccgccggctcCCGTCGCATCACCACCACCTCCGGTGAAATCACCTCCTCCACCGGCTCCAGTggcatcaccaccaccaccagtgaAATCACCTCCTCCACCGGCTCCAGTAGCATCATCACCGCCACCCGTGAaatcacctcctccaccagctccaGTAGCATCACCACCGCCACCCGTGAAATCACCTCCTCCACTG AGAAGCCTACTTCTCCATCAACTCCAACCAAACCACCTTCAACTCCAGAGAAGCCAAAACCACCACCATCACCAGTGGAGACCCTACCTCCTCCATCAAAGTCATCACCACCGCAAGAACCAGCTAGCTCACCACCTAAACCACCAAAATCTTCGCCACCACCTGCGCCGGTGATATCATCACCTCCTCCAGTGGTGAAGTCTTCACCACCACCAGCTCCTGTGAGCTCACCACCGCCTGCGCCTAAGGCATCACCTCCACCTGCTCCTATCAGCTCACCACCTCCTATGGTGAAGTCTTCACCACCACCTGAACCGGTAAGCTCACCGCCGCCTACACCAAAGGCATCACCTCCACCTGCACCTGTGAGCTCACCACCTCCTGTAGTGAAACCTCCACCTGTTCCTGTGAGCTCACCACCTCCAGTAGTGAAACCTCCACCTGCACCT GCATCATCTCCACCTGCTCCTGTGAGTTCGCCACCTCCAGTGGTGAAGTTGTCACCACCACCTGCTCCAGTCAGCTCACCACCACCTCCGGTGAAGTCACCACCTCCACCCGCCCCTGTGAGCTCACCTCCTCCCCCGGTGAAGTCTCCACCGCCAGCACCGGTCAGCTCACCACCACCTCCAGTAAAGTCGCCACCACCTCCGGCACCAGTgagctcgccgccacctccagtgaagtctcctcctccaccagcacCAGTTAGCTCTCCACCACCTCCAGTGAagtcacctcctccaccagcaccAGTTAGCTCTCCACCACCTCCCGTGAAgtctcctcctccaccagcacCAGTTAGCTCTCCCCCACCTCCAGTGaaatctcctcctcctccagcaccgGTTATCTCTCCTCCACCACCAGTAAAGCCATCGTCACCGCCTCCAGCTCCAGTAAGCTCACCACCTCCAGCGGTCGCCTCACCCCCGCCAAAGCAAGAAGAAGTAACATCATCACCACCAGCGGAATCCCAACCTCCACCATCGTTTAATGATGTCATCCTCCCACCCATCATGGCCAACAAGTACGCATCACCGCCACCCCCTCAATTCCAAGGGTATTAA
- the LOC120685166 gene encoding agamous-like MADS-box protein AGL65 gives MGRVKLKIKKLENSSGRQVTYSKRRSGILKKAKELSILCDIDLILLMFSPSGKPTVCIGEKSNIEEVIAKYAQLTPQERAKRKLESLEALKKTFKKLDHDVNIQDFLGSGGQTVEELSSHIGSLQCQMADVQKRLSYWGDPEKIENIDHIRGMEQSLKESLNRIRIHKENFAKQHLIGLQCAAAQFQTDMQLPLGLTGDPGPSSWFQNGGADGQQTMMLPDDSGLLHQRDIGCSTSTSLQSYPGYFSMSKQSTDTGGGSEHGQPAVHQQPPDFGQAECLTHLGAQFPYTPFDTSLFNERMFRPDAMELHDGSAGIDFGGGHFGMPRPGDEASFQNWASAACGAAMFDHHQQQQHHQQQQPSSAQVSSMSELMQVPVHKNDLHLPLL, from the exons atggggagGGTCAAGCTGAAGATCAAGAAGCTGGAGAACAGCAGCGGGCGGCAGGTCACCTACTCGAAACGGCGGTCGGGCATCCTCAAGAAGGCCAAGGAGCTGTCCATACTGTGCGACATTGATCTCATCCTCCTCATGTTCTCGCCCTCGGGGAAGCCGACCGTCTGCATCGGCGAGAAGAG CAACATTGAGGAAGTCATAGCAAAATATGCGCAGCTTACCCCTCAGGAAAGGGCTAAAAG GAAATTGGAGAGTTTAGAA GCCCTGAAGAAGACTTTCAAGAAGCTAGACCACGATGTAAATATTCAGGACTTCTTAGGCTCTGG GGGTCAGACAGTCGAG GAGTTGTCAAGCCATATCGGTTCATTGCAATGTCAAATGGCAGACGTTCAAAAGCGCCTCAG TTATTGGGGTGATCCTGAGAAGATTGAGAATATCGATCACATAAGAGGAATGGAGCAATCACTCAAAGAATCTCTTAACCGCATCCGAATCCATAAA GAGAACTTCGCAAAGCAACACCTGATCGGCCTGCAGTGTGCTGCTGCTCAG TTCCAGACCGACATGCAGTTGCCTCTGGGACTGACCGGTGACCCGGGCCCTTCGTCGTGGTTTCAGAACGGCGGTGCTGATGGGCAGCAAACAATGATGCTACCAGACGACTCCGGCCTGCTTCATCAGAG GGACATCGGTTGCTCGACGAGCACGTCGCTGCAGAGCTACCCGGGCTACTTCAGCATGAGCAAGCAATCGACGgacaccggcggcggcagcgagcatGGGCAGCCGGCGGTGCACCAGCAGCCGCCGGACTTCGGCCAAGCCGAGTGCCTGACGCACCTGGGCGCACAGTTCCCGTACACGCCCTTCGACACAAGCCTCTTCAACGAAAGGATGTTCAGGCCGGACGCCATGGAGCTGCACGACGGCAGTGCGGGCATCGACTTCGGCGGCGGCCACTTTGGCATGCCCAGGCCCGGCGACGAGGCAAGCTTCCAAAACTGGGCATCGGCAGCATGCGGCGCGGCCATGTTCGACcaccatcagcagcagcagcatcaccaGCAGCAACAGCCATCTTCTGCACAAGTGAGTTCCATGTCCGAGCTCATGCAAGTGCCCGTACACAAGAACGACTTGCATTTGCCATTACTGTAA